One Calorimonas adulescens DNA window includes the following coding sequences:
- a CDS encoding SDR family NAD(P)-dependent oxidoreductase, producing the protein MGFWDGKVVLVTGATKGIGLAIAKELIGKNVYLILTARSKDELSKLENELSSYKGRFFLFPADVSSGDMVKNLVDEGYRRFGRIDIVINNAGIGLRAGVRDIKPEDLEKAMMVNLFGPLYMMQNVIPIFERQNGGVIVNICSLGAVRPVPNIGGYSATKAALMSLADTARLELAPLGVKVINVFPGSATTSFRENALGEGYPPNEPRLSRVSPEFVASRIISGIEKGRRDIYITRLDWVLAFVTRLWPGLSDRLVLKAFSKS; encoded by the coding sequence ATGGGTTTCTGGGATGGAAAGGTTGTGCTTGTAACCGGGGCTACTAAAGGGATAGGCCTGGCCATAGCAAAAGAACTGATAGGCAAGAATGTATACCTGATTTTAACCGCCAGGTCAAAGGACGAGCTGTCTAAACTGGAGAATGAGCTATCATCATATAAAGGTCGGTTTTTTTTATTTCCTGCTGATGTATCCAGTGGGGATATGGTCAAGAATCTGGTAGATGAGGGCTATAGACGCTTTGGCAGGATCGATATTGTCATAAACAATGCAGGGATTGGCCTGAGGGCTGGCGTCAGGGATATAAAGCCTGAAGACCTTGAAAAGGCAATGATGGTGAACCTGTTTGGACCTTTATATATGATGCAAAACGTTATACCTATTTTTGAAAGGCAGAATGGAGGTGTGATAGTAAATATATGTTCTTTGGGGGCTGTAAGACCCGTTCCTAATATCGGCGGTTACTCAGCAACGAAGGCAGCACTCATGTCTTTGGCAGATACAGCTCGATTGGAACTCGCTCCCTTGGGGGTTAAGGTGATTAATGTCTTCCCTGGATCTGCTACGACCAGTTTTCGTGAGAATGCGCTGGGAGAGGGTTACCCACCAAACGAGCCGAGGCTTTCAAGAGTATCTCCTGAATTTGTGGCGTCACGCATCATCTCAGGTATAGAAAAAGGCAGGAGGGATATCTACATAACGAGGTTGGATTGGGTACTGGCTTTTGTCACAAGGCTCTGGCCTGGCCTTTCTGACCGCCTTGTATTAAAGGCATTCAGCAAAAGTTAA
- a CDS encoding CopG family ribbon-helix-helix protein yields MGETKRILVSLPESLLEEVDLLASMENRNRSEFIREAMKLYISEKKKREIRESMKKGYMEMAAINLEMAELGFTAENECLNSYEKRLAK; encoded by the coding sequence GTGGGAGAGACTAAGAGGATACTGGTAAGTCTTCCAGAGAGTCTTCTTGAGGAGGTGGATCTCCTGGCTTCTATGGAGAACAGGAACAGAAGCGAATTCATAAGGGAAGCAATGAAACTGTATATCAGCGAGAAAAAGAAGAGAGAGATCAGGGAGAGTATGAAGAAAGGATACATGGAGATGGCGGCTATTAACCTGGAAATGGCTGAGTTGGGATTTACAGCAGAAAACGAGTGCCTCAATTCCTATGAAAAAAGATTGGCCAAGTGA
- the alr gene encoding alanine racemase has product MNIRPTYAEIDLDAYHSNIKNIKEWVKDAEVCAVIKANAYGHGACELAPVALQAGATRLAVAFLDEALELRNAGINAPILILGYTPLEQLEKAVKNDITISVFDYNTALKINEAASSLNKTAKIHVKLDTGMGRLGYTDKEKAISDIEKMSLLKNIEIEGLFTHFAAADIKDKSYTNQQFERYMEVVDGLKKKGIEIPVKHVSNSAAILDLPEMRLNMVRAGIMTYGYYPSDEVKHTVDIKPVMSLKTTVSFVKRVPPGDSISYGRTFITQKESVIATVPVGYADGFVRLRSGRARVIIHGQIADVVGRICMDQCMIDVTDIGGVSVGDEVILMGTSNGKKIDADDIAGDIGTISYEILCGISRRVPRIYIKGGKVIGVTNYLF; this is encoded by the coding sequence TTGAACATAAGGCCAACATATGCAGAAATAGATCTGGATGCCTATCATAGCAATATAAAGAACATCAAAGAGTGGGTAAAGGATGCTGAGGTGTGTGCGGTAATAAAGGCCAATGCTTATGGGCATGGGGCTTGTGAACTGGCCCCTGTGGCTTTGCAGGCCGGTGCCACAAGGCTGGCTGTCGCTTTCTTAGATGAGGCCCTGGAACTTAGAAATGCAGGCATAAATGCTCCAATACTTATACTTGGATATACGCCTTTGGAACAGTTAGAAAAGGCCGTAAAGAATGACATAACCATTTCTGTATTTGACTATAACACAGCATTAAAGATTAATGAGGCCGCCTCTTCTTTAAACAAAACGGCAAAAATCCACGTAAAACTTGATACAGGTATGGGTAGGCTGGGATATACCGATAAGGAGAAGGCAATAAGTGACATAGAAAAGATGTCACTTCTGAAAAACATAGAGATAGAAGGTTTGTTTACCCATTTTGCTGCTGCTGATATTAAGGACAAGTCCTATACCAATCAGCAATTTGAAAGATATATGGAGGTGGTAGATGGTCTTAAAAAGAAGGGCATAGAGATACCGGTAAAACACGTATCAAATAGTGCGGCTATACTGGACCTGCCAGAAATGAGGCTCAATATGGTAAGGGCAGGAATCATGACCTATGGATATTACCCCTCGGACGAGGTGAAGCATACGGTGGACATAAAGCCTGTGATGAGCCTTAAGACCACTGTATCTTTTGTAAAAAGAGTGCCCCCCGGAGACAGCATCAGCTATGGCAGGACATTTATAACTCAAAAGGAGTCAGTTATTGCAACAGTGCCTGTTGGATATGCTGATGGTTTTGTCAGGCTGCGTTCAGGAAGGGCAAGGGTCATTATACATGGACAAATCGCTGATGTAGTTGGCAGGATATGCATGGACCAATGTATGATAGACGTTACGGATATAGGAGGGGTAAGCGTGGGGGATGAGGTCATTCTGATGGGGACATCCAATGGTAAAAAGATTGATGCCGATGATATAGCTGGTGACATAGGGACAATAAGTTATGAAATATTATGTGGAATATCCAGGAGGGTTCCCCGAATATATATTAAAGGAGGAAAGGTAATAGGGGTTACAAATTATCTGTTCTAA
- a CDS encoding bacteriohemerythrin yields the protein MIKWREEFRLGIETIDEQHKKLFAIANEAYDLLKNDFYIDKYDRIVAILKELRDYTIYHFNSEEDYMKSIGYKKLLSHKVEHNDFVEKINSIDLDKLDENQDEYILELLNFVVDWIEQHILGTDKQIVS from the coding sequence ATGATAAAATGGAGAGAAGAGTTCAGACTGGGCATAGAGACGATAGATGAACAGCATAAAAAGTTGTTTGCCATAGCAAATGAGGCGTACGATCTTTTAAAGAATGATTTCTATATAGACAAATATGATAGGATTGTTGCCATCTTGAAGGAGCTCAGGGACTACACCATATATCACTTCAATTCTGAAGAGGACTATATGAAGAGCATAGGCTATAAAAAACTCCTGTCCCATAAGGTGGAACACAATGACTTTGTCGAGAAGATAAACAGCATTGATCTGGACAAACTGGATGAAAACCAGGATGAGTATATACTGGAGCTATTAAATTTTGTTGTAGACTGGATAGAACAGCACATCCTGGGTACGGACAAGCAGATAGTCTCTTAA
- a CDS encoding NAD(P)H-hydrate dehydratase, translating into MYLLTAEEMRAIDRVAIEEIGIPGVVLMEHAALSVLAEIEKSFGDVKGKRFAAFCGRGNNGGDGLALSRLLIQKGAECYVFLSGTMEEIGGDAGTNLGVLRGVGGYIAEVTQKESIKFIEKQVKESEVIIDAILGTGIKGDVRGINRDLIEFINTVGKPVVSVDIPSGLDSDTGRPMGIAVKSDITVTFGYPKVGEVIYPGAEYAGRLVVADIGYPARIVEEINPAGRLATREELPFIRDRERDTHKGNYGHVLVIGGSKDFVGAPAISSLAALKSGAGLVTMAVPSCVAGMVSGRILEVIPLSLGDEDGYLGKVALDEVLTMIDRFDVVAVGPGLGMGEPVKAFMDGLIKNCPLPMVIDADGLNNIEPTALIKSKAPVVVTPHPGEMARLTGRKTEDVNSDRINITREFTRRYKATCVLKGARTVIAVENRYYIIPTGNPGMATAGSGDVLTGVIAGFIGQGFSPTDAAILGAYVHGLAGDMLAKKRGEYGITATDIASYIPVAINELKKRM; encoded by the coding sequence ATGTATCTTTTGACGGCGGAGGAAATGAGAGCAATAGACAGGGTTGCTATTGAAGAGATAGGGATACCGGGAGTGGTGCTCATGGAGCACGCTGCCTTATCAGTTCTGGCCGAGATAGAAAAAAGCTTTGGGGATGTAAAGGGAAAAAGGTTTGCTGCATTTTGCGGAAGAGGCAATAATGGGGGTGATGGCCTGGCCCTGTCACGCCTTTTGATACAAAAAGGCGCTGAATGTTATGTATTTCTGTCAGGTACCATGGAAGAGATAGGCGGCGACGCCGGGACTAACCTGGGTGTCCTGAGGGGTGTAGGAGGCTATATCGCGGAGGTGACACAGAAAGAGAGCATTAAGTTTATAGAAAAGCAGGTAAAAGAGAGTGAGGTGATTATTGACGCCATACTGGGAACAGGTATCAAAGGAGATGTAAGGGGTATTAATAGAGACCTCATTGAGTTTATAAATACGGTGGGCAAACCGGTAGTGTCTGTGGACATACCCTCAGGGCTTGATTCTGATACCGGGAGACCTATGGGGATCGCAGTCAAATCGGATATCACAGTAACATTTGGCTACCCGAAGGTTGGAGAGGTGATATACCCGGGGGCTGAGTATGCGGGAAGGCTTGTAGTGGCGGATATAGGGTATCCTGCAAGGATAGTAGAGGAGATAAACCCGGCTGGAAGACTTGCCACCCGTGAAGAGCTGCCATTTATAAGGGACAGGGAAAGGGACACTCACAAAGGAAATTATGGGCATGTCCTTGTCATAGGTGGTTCCAAAGACTTTGTAGGTGCCCCGGCAATAAGCTCGCTGGCGGCGTTAAAGAGTGGGGCAGGGCTTGTCACCATGGCTGTGCCATCCTGTGTGGCAGGTATGGTCTCAGGCAGGATATTAGAGGTGATACCACTTTCTCTTGGCGATGAGGACGGGTATCTGGGTAAAGTGGCTTTAGATGAGGTCCTGACAATGATAGACCGTTTTGATGTGGTGGCTGTAGGGCCTGGCCTTGGCATGGGTGAGCCGGTGAAAGCATTTATGGATGGCCTTATAAAAAACTGTCCTCTTCCCATGGTGATAGATGCTGACGGTCTCAATAATATAGAGCCAACTGCCTTAATTAAGTCTAAGGCCCCAGTAGTGGTCACCCCTCATCCGGGAGAGATGGCCAGACTAACCGGAAGAAAGACAGAGGATGTGAATAGTGACAGGATCAATATCACAAGGGAATTTACACGCCGGTATAAGGCTACATGTGTCCTTAAGGGTGCGAGAACCGTTATAGCAGTGGAAAACAGGTACTATATTATACCTACCGGCAATCCGGGAATGGCTACAGCCGGAAGTGGAGATGTGCTGACTGGTGTAATTGCAGGGTTTATCGGCCAGGGTTTCAGCCCGACTGATGCTGCTATACTGGGAGCGTATGTGCACGGCCTGGCCGGGGACATGCTTGCAAAGAAAAGAGGTGAATACGGTATAACGGCCACAGACATAGCCTCATATATCCCTGTGGCAATAAATGAGTTGAAAAAGAGAATGTAG
- a CDS encoding DUF6514 family protein, translating into MTIKKIANNARTIEERDEIIVLSYYLVSGEITVSYEGEELILPSYGIEVMSETYRNGKKVDEGRERYENISPYCERVVELINHFADMFLSPVHLIDIMEERIEEYIEDFDRVIQKISRMAI; encoded by the coding sequence ATGACCATAAAAAAGATTGCGAATAATGCAAGAACAATTGAAGAGCGGGATGAGATAATAGTACTGAGCTATTACCTTGTCTCGGGGGAGATTACCGTAAGTTATGAAGGAGAAGAATTGATCTTGCCATCCTACGGGATAGAGGTTATGAGCGAGACATACAGAAACGGTAAAAAGGTTGATGAGGGAAGGGAGAGGTACGAAAATATCAGTCCATACTGTGAGAGGGTTGTGGAACTGATAAATCACTTTGCAGACATGTTTCTCTCTCCTGTACACTTAATTGACATTATGGAGGAGAGGATTGAGGAATATATTGAAGACTTTGATAGGGTGATACAGAAGATATCCCGCATGGCAATATAA
- a CDS encoding type II toxin-antitoxin system PemK/MazF family toxin, whose amino-acid sequence MNIKRGDVYYADLSPVIGSEQGGVRPVLIIQNDIGNKYSPTIIVAAITSQINKARLPTHVEIEGTEYGLAKDSVILLEQIRTIDKKRLREKIAHFDNDIMESVNRALEISLGLVDF is encoded by the coding sequence ATGAATATAAAGCGTGGCGATGTCTACTACGCTGACCTCAGTCCCGTTATAGGGTCGGAGCAAGGTGGCGTAAGACCTGTACTCATCATACAAAACGATATTGGTAATAAGTACAGTCCTACCATTATTGTTGCGGCTATCACATCTCAAATTAATAAAGCCAGACTCCCAACCCATGTGGAAATTGAAGGCACTGAATATGGTCTTGCGAAAGATTCTGTCATATTATTGGAACAGATAAGGACAATAGATAAAAAGAGACTGAGGGAAAAGATTGCGCACTTTGACAACGATATAATGGAGAGTGTTAATAGGGCATTGGAGATAAGCCTGGGTCTGGTTGACTTTTAG
- a CDS encoding tyrosine-type recombinase/integrase, translating to MTVEPIRNKAKIKQMYYYLNGKDPKYALLFKFGLNTGLRISDILPIKVKDIYTTNNRFREYLILKEKKTDKEKKIKINESLKKEIENYIKTRNLTQEDYLFSSKKGGHIGRIQSYRVLREAAEAVGIENFGTHSLRKTWGYWTYKMSRYNIGLIMDTFNHSSQRITLRYIGVNQDQKDELYSLVQF from the coding sequence ATGACCGTAGAACCTATTCGTAATAAAGCAAAAATTAAACAAATGTACTATTATTTAAACGGTAAAGACCCAAAATATGCACTATTGTTTAAATTTGGCTTGAATACAGGCTTAAGGATTAGCGACATTTTACCCATTAAAGTCAAAGATATTTATACAACCAATAATCGGTTCCGTGAATATCTTATCCTGAAAGAAAAGAAAACTGACAAAGAGAAAAAAATTAAGATCAATGAGTCTCTCAAAAAAGAGATAGAGAATTACATAAAGACACGGAATTTAACGCAGGAAGATTACCTCTTCTCAAGCAAAAAAGGTGGACATATAGGTAGGATTCAGAGTTACCGAGTACTACGGGAAGCCGCCGAAGCTGTAGGCATTGAAAACTTTGGCACTCACAGCCTACGCAAAACCTGGGGGTATTGGACTTATAAAATGTCCCGCTATAATATAGGGCTTATCATGGATACTTTTAATCACAGTTCGCAACGGATAACCCTGCGTTATATCGGCGTAAACCAGGATCAAAAGGATGAACTATACTCCCTGGTGCAGTTCTAA
- a CDS encoding methyl-accepting chemotaxis protein, translated as MKRNVRVRLTVFILLLSIIPLAILGGMAYYISYNSLYKENVEESYATINGIKNVLETNFTNIKGMLQNIAGNAGSIRFIEACNSGDEATKARYIEDIETSFKHFIQDSGGDIVNISLIAKDGKVVADSIGGTSIGTDMSKASYFKNIMMGSNYDISSPTTYRNGGQVIPIITMSVPVKDDSGLTIGATIITYRLEYFTRYLKEHIENNGFIYLIDKTGTILFYNDETQILNKMDMQLFDKMQNKTGNFNENILGKAMMIFYDTVPTTGWIVARGIPESAFTAAGSYIMHITVYSVIAFAILAFIISSLISKQFSDELTMIMKAMGQAQNGDLTVRVQTKAKDEFGKLAESFNNMMEKIGELVKRVIEASNSVTEMSEGLAAAVEEVSASVQEIASQAEGIASTSTTNAQNLNRAKATTDDLALRAQDVVASTQQSLDSGVQGEEKARVAIGVLENIIDKVNNIKESVDKTSTSIRELMGVMRRIIDFTNTIADIADQTNLLSLNAAIEAARAGEAGRGFAVVADEIRKLAGESRDAAVSIESLIKDVSNMAKEVAENMENTVETVDSSVSQADAARESIGEIIGAIEGIGAAMFNIDSAVQSQTIAIDELSASIAGVTEDINEEVDNIANISAAIEEQSATMEELGATAEDLSATAEGLKEVIEGFKV; from the coding sequence TTGAAGAGAAACGTAAGAGTAAGGCTCACAGTATTTATCTTACTGCTTTCCATAATACCGCTTGCCATACTGGGTGGGATGGCTTACTACATATCATACAACAGCCTTTATAAGGAAAATGTAGAGGAATCATATGCAACTATAAATGGGATAAAAAATGTTCTTGAGACCAATTTTACAAACATAAAGGGTATGCTGCAAAATATCGCTGGAAATGCCGGGTCAATAAGATTTATAGAGGCGTGCAATTCAGGGGATGAGGCCACAAAGGCAAGATATATTGAGGATATAGAGACTTCATTTAAACACTTTATACAGGACTCAGGCGGGGATATTGTAAATATATCCCTTATTGCAAAAGATGGGAAGGTTGTAGCTGACTCCATTGGAGGGACAAGCATTGGTACAGATATGTCAAAGGCCAGTTACTTTAAGAACATAATGATGGGTTCAAACTATGACATTTCTTCGCCCACGACATATCGAAACGGTGGCCAGGTTATACCTATTATTACGATGTCTGTGCCTGTCAAGGATGATAGCGGACTTACCATAGGCGCTACAATTATTACATACAGACTCGAATACTTCACACGATATTTGAAGGAGCATATTGAAAATAATGGGTTTATTTATCTGATAGACAAAACAGGCACCATACTGTTTTACAATGATGAGACGCAGATTTTAAACAAGATGGACATGCAGTTATTTGACAAGATGCAGAATAAGACAGGAAATTTCAATGAAAATATCCTTGGGAAAGCCATGATGATCTTTTATGACACCGTACCGACCACGGGTTGGATTGTCGCTCGGGGGATACCTGAATCTGCCTTTACAGCGGCAGGCTCATATATCATGCATATAACAGTATATAGCGTTATAGCATTTGCCATACTCGCCTTTATCATTTCTTCCTTGATATCAAAGCAGTTTTCTGATGAGCTTACGATGATAATGAAGGCTATGGGACAAGCACAAAATGGCGACCTTACGGTCAGGGTTCAGACAAAAGCCAAGGATGAGTTTGGGAAATTAGCTGAGAGCTTTAACAACATGATGGAGAAGATTGGTGAGCTGGTGAAGAGAGTCATTGAGGCCTCGAACAGTGTCACGGAAATGTCTGAAGGCCTGGCCGCAGCGGTGGAGGAGGTGAGCGCCTCAGTACAGGAGATAGCATCACAGGCCGAGGGTATAGCATCCACATCGACCACCAATGCACAAAATCTCAACCGTGCCAAGGCAACCACCGATGATCTGGCTTTGCGTGCCCAGGATGTTGTTGCCAGTACACAGCAGTCCCTGGATAGCGGGGTGCAGGGAGAGGAGAAGGCAAGAGTTGCCATAGGAGTTTTGGAAAACATCATAGACAAGGTCAATAACATTAAGGAGTCAGTTGATAAGACATCTACATCTATAAGAGAGCTGATGGGAGTGATGAGAAGGATTATAGATTTTACCAACACCATAGCTGATATAGCCGACCAGACAAACCTGCTGTCTCTAAATGCTGCTATAGAGGCAGCCAGGGCAGGTGAGGCAGGTAGAGGTTTTGCTGTTGTGGCTGATGAGATAAGGAAGCTGGCCGGAGAGTCCAGAGATGCCGCTGTAAGCATTGAGAGCCTCATAAAGGATGTAAGCAATATGGCGAAGGAAGTTGCAGAGAATATGGAAAATACAGTTGAGACTGTGGATAGTTCCGTGTCACAGGCTGATGCTGCAAGAGAAAGCATTGGGGAGATAATTGGTGCCATAGAAGGCATCGGCGCCGCCATGTTCAATATAGACTCTGCGGTTCAAAGTCAGACAATCGCCATAGATGAACTTTCAGCCAGTATAGCTGGTGTGACGGAGGACATCAATGAAGAGGTGGACAATATAGCCAATATATCCGCGGCCATTGAGGAACAGTCTGCTACCATGGAGGAACTGGGTGCAACGGCTGAAGACCTGTCTGCTACAGCAGAAGGGCTTAAGGAAGTAATAGAAGGGTTTAAGGTATGA
- the acpS gene encoding holo-ACP synthase produces the protein MGLLYTGVDIVEIKRIGSIMEKHPAFIERFFTEREMSYFIDKRLKAEHIAAGFAAKEAVSKCIGGLIGIKLKDIEVLRGGRPEVRLWGRAKQKAELMGIGYISVSISHSSDYAVAFAVAKGGDCDVSFDGGGNESNRQGCY, from the coding sequence ATGGGTTTGCTTTACACAGGTGTGGATATTGTAGAGATAAAAAGGATAGGGTCGATTATGGAAAAGCATCCTGCCTTTATAGAACGGTTTTTTACGGAGAGGGAAATGTCGTATTTTATTGATAAGAGACTGAAAGCAGAACATATAGCCGCCGGTTTTGCTGCCAAGGAGGCTGTGTCCAAGTGTATTGGAGGCCTTATAGGTATAAAGCTCAAAGACATAGAGGTATTGCGTGGAGGCAGGCCTGAGGTAAGACTGTGGGGGAGAGCTAAACAAAAGGCTGAGTTGATGGGTATAGGTTACATATCAGTTTCCATCAGCCATTCCAGTGATTATGCTGTAGCCTTTGCTGTGGCTAAGGGAGGTGATTGTGATGTATCTTTTGACGGCGGAGGAAATGAGAGCAATAGACAGGGTTGCTATTGA
- a CDS encoding methyl-accepting chemotaxis protein — protein sequence MMFKNFKIKYKLLASFMLIALLMGVVGYIGINGLAKVDSNTNGLYNKNYQSIYMLMDMKDNLSQIRADVLKLLYERDNPEQNKTLEQDIKANDDENSKYISQYEKLPMNADEKREWTIFKNDYVQYENLKSKLISLIDEGKYDEALAVHPQYSDVRQKMSDSLDKIIQSNLVDGETAYNNSIFVYDNSRLIMIILMCLGVIVSIILGFILNKDIAVPLMLAVNHLKIVSNGDFTEHTPERYLKRKDEIGDMINSIEAMQDNLTNLIKDIMDSSQNLSALSEELSSSVEEISARLESISSSTSEIAGDVQDTSSSAEEITASVEEVTASISQLSERAIEGSNNAGNIKERALNVQEEGKKSLNSTQQMYKEKQKAILQAIEDGKVVEKIKIMADTIASIASQTNLLALNAAIEAARAGEHGKGFAVVAEEVRKLAEQSTQSVAEIQTTVKMVEGAFDNLSNYSSQILKFIEENIEPHFNSFVEMGTQYYEDADFLSRMSEELASMTEEINAAIEQVSEAVQAMASTSQKVSENTNEIESSISDSSQGVEQVAKTAQEQAELAQKLNEMIMKFKIS from the coding sequence ATGATGTTTAAAAATTTTAAAATTAAGTATAAGCTGTTGGCATCGTTTATGCTTATAGCTCTGCTCATGGGGGTAGTGGGGTACATAGGCATCAATGGTTTGGCAAAAGTAGACAGTAATACGAACGGTCTTTATAATAAAAATTACCAATCAATCTATATGCTGATGGATATGAAGGATAACCTATCGCAAATTCGTGCTGATGTGCTTAAGCTGCTCTATGAAAGGGATAACCCAGAACAGAATAAAACTCTGGAGCAGGATATAAAAGCAAATGATGACGAGAATAGCAAATATATAAGCCAGTACGAAAAACTTCCAATGAATGCGGATGAAAAAAGGGAATGGACAATATTTAAAAATGATTATGTACAATATGAAAATTTGAAAAGCAAACTTATCAGTTTAATAGACGAAGGAAAATATGATGAAGCATTAGCTGTACATCCTCAATATTCTGATGTAAGGCAAAAAATGTCTGACAGTCTTGATAAGATAATCCAGTCTAATTTGGTTGATGGGGAAACAGCATATAACAACAGCATTTTTGTTTATGACAACTCAAGGCTTATAATGATAATATTAATGTGTTTAGGAGTTATTGTTTCTATTATACTCGGGTTTATCTTAAATAAGGATATAGCAGTACCCCTCATGCTTGCAGTAAATCATTTAAAGATTGTTTCAAATGGAGATTTTACAGAACATACACCTGAGAGATATCTGAAAAGGAAAGATGAAATAGGTGACATGATAAACTCTATTGAAGCAATGCAGGACAATTTAACCAATCTAATTAAAGATATTATGGACAGCTCACAAAACTTAAGTGCATTAAGCGAAGAACTTTCTTCATCTGTGGAAGAAATATCAGCAAGGCTTGAAAGCATAAGCAGTTCTACATCAGAGATAGCAGGCGATGTTCAGGATACCAGTTCTTCGGCAGAAGAAATAACTGCATCAGTAGAAGAAGTAACAGCAAGCATCTCACAGCTTTCAGAGAGGGCGATTGAAGGAAGTAATAATGCAGGGAACATAAAAGAGAGGGCACTAAATGTTCAGGAGGAGGGCAAAAAATCTCTAAACAGTACGCAACAAATGTACAAAGAAAAACAGAAGGCTATTTTGCAAGCAATAGAAGACGGCAAGGTGGTAGAGAAAATAAAGATAATGGCAGATACTATTGCAAGCATTGCCTCACAAACCAACCTTCTTGCACTAAATGCGGCTATAGAAGCAGCAAGGGCCGGAGAGCATGGAAAGGGCTTTGCAGTAGTGGCGGAAGAAGTGAGGAAACTTGCTGAACAGTCTACACAATCAGTAGCGGAAATACAAACTACCGTGAAAATGGTTGAGGGTGCGTTTGACAACTTATCAAACTATAGTAGCCAAATACTTAAATTCATAGAAGAAAATATAGAACCGCACTTTAACTCCTTTGTAGAAATGGGAACCCAATATTATGAAGATGCTGATTTTTTAAGCAGGATGTCGGAGGAATTGGCTTCCATGACGGAAGAAATTAACGCAGCTATAGAGCAGGTAAGTGAGGCCGTACAGGCTATGGCAAGCACATCTCAAAAAGTATCGGAAAATACAAATGAGATAGAAAGCAGCATAAGCGATTCCTCCCAAGGAGTTGAACAGGTGGCAAAGACAGCACAGGAACAGGCAGAGCTTGCACAAAAGCTTAATGAAATGATTATGAAATTTAAAATAAGTTGA